TCAAAAAGAGATTTTTCAGATAAAGAGTTGAGTGTTAAAGAAATCTCTCAACTTTTGTGGGCGGCTCAGGGGATAACAGGAAAAAGTGGTGATTCAAGGTTGCGTGCAGTTCCTTCCGCAGGCGCGTTATATCCGCTCGAAATTTATCTTTTAAGCAAGTACGGTTTTTTTCATTATGTTCCCAATGGGCATACTTTAGAGATTTTGGGAAGTAAGGATCTAAGAATTAAGTTATCCTTCTCTTCATTAGGACAAACATCCGTAGAGCACGCGGCTGTTGATATTGTTATATGCGGGGTTTCGACAAGGATAACCGATAAATATGGGGGGCGTGGAATAACATATATGTATATTGAAGCAGGTCACGTTGCGCAGAATATTCAGTTGCAGGCGGTAGTTTTAGGTTTGGGTTCTGTTTCTATAGGCGCTTTTAATGATGAAGAGGTTGATAAGATATTAGATTTACCCGAAGGTTATCAGTCGCTTTACATTGTCCCCGTAGGTTATAAGAAATAAGTAGTTCTTCCAAAAATAATTCAAATGTTTTAGATTGCTTCGGTTGCTATTTCTCCCTCCCAATGACATTAATTGTTGGAGTAGGGGAGTGTTAGGAAAGTAAAAAGTCAAAACGAAAAACCAAAAGTCACCCCGAGAAATTCAAATCAAAGCGACTAAGGTTATTATTCTGCCTGGTAGGCAGAATAATAAAAAAAATGCCTCGCAACAACCAACTCTCCCATTCCATTGCAGGAATA
The sequence above is drawn from the bacterium genome and encodes:
- a CDS encoding SagB/ThcOx family dehydrogenase, encoding MEQQKIIYLPQPKIKSEVSLEEAITKRRSKRDFSDKELSVKEISQLLWAAQGITGKSGDSRLRAVPSAGALYPLEIYLLSKYGFFHYVPNGHTLEILGSKDLRIKLSFSSLGQTSVEHAAVDIVICGVSTRITDKYGGRGITYMYIEAGHVAQNIQLQAVVLGLGSVSIGAFNDEEVDKILDLPEGYQSLYIVPVGYKK